One part of the Homo sapiens chromosome 19, GRCh38.p14 Primary Assembly genome encodes these proteins:
- the ODAD3 gene encoding outer dynein arm-docking complex subunit 3 isoform 2 (isoform 2 is encoded by transcript variant 2), translating to MHPPVAPCKKLRCPPTRSFTPTRGRSKEGDRKAFFESSQWNIKKNQETISQLRKETKALELKLLDLLKGDEKVVQAVIREWKWEKPYLKNRTGQALEHLDHRLREKVKQQNALRHQVVLRQRRLEELQLQHSLRLLEMAEAQNRHTEVAKTMRNLENRLEKAQMKAQEAEHITSVYLQLKAYLMDESLNLENRLDSMEAEVVRTKHELEALHVVNQEALNARDIAKNQLQYLEETLVRERKKRERYISECKKRAEEKKLENERMERKTHREHLLLQSDDTIQDSLHAKEEELRQRWSMYQMEVIFGKVKDATGTDETHSLVRRFLAQGDTFAQLETLKSENEQTLVRLKQEKQQLQRELEDLKYSGEATLVSQQKLQAEAQERLKKEERRHAEAKDQLERALRAMQVAKDSLEHLASKLIHITVEDGRFAGKELDPQADNYVPNLLGLVEEKLLKLQAQLQGHDVQEMLCHIANREFLASLEGRLPEYNTRIALPLATSKDKFFDEESEEEDNEVVTRASLKIRSQKLIESHKKHRRSRRS from the exons atgcacccTCCGGTTGCCCCCTGTAAGAAACTGAGGTGCCCTCCCACCCGCTCGTTCACACCTACACGAGGCCGGAGCAAAG AGGGTGACCGGAAGGCTTTTTTTGAGAGCTCTCAGTGGAACATCAAGAAGAACCAGGAGACCATCAGTCAGCTCCGCAAGGAGACTAAGGCACTGGAACTAAAGCTGCTGGACCTGCTCAAG GGAGATGAGAAAGTGGTCCAGGCAGTGATTCGCGAATGGAAGTGGGAGAAGCCATACCTGAAGAACAGGACAGGACAG GCCCTGGAGCACCTAGACCACCGGCTGAGGGAGAAGGTGAAGCAGCAGAACGCCCTGCGGCACCAGGTGGTGTTGCGGCAGAGGCGGCTGGAGGAGCTCCAGCTGCAGCACAGCCTGCGCCTTCTGGAGATGGCGGAGGCGCAAAACAGACACACGGAGGTGGCCAAG ACCATGCGGAACCTGGAGAACCGCCTGGAGAAGGCCCAGATGAAGGCGCAGGAGGCCGAGCACATTACCAGCGTGTACCTGCAGCTCAAGGCCTATCTAATG GACGAGAGCCTCAACTTGGAGAACCGGCTGGACTccatggaggctgaggtggtgagGACCAAACATGAGCTGGAGGCACTGCACGTGGTGAACCAAGAGGCCCTCAATGCCCGGGACATTGCCAAG AACCAGCTGCAGTACCTAGAGGAGACCTTGGTTCGAGAGCGCAAGAAGCGGGAACGCTACATAAGTGAGTGCAAGAAGCGCGCCGAGGAGAAGAAACTGGAGAACGAGCGCATGGAGCGCAAG ACCCACCGCGAGCACCTGCTGCTACAGTCCGACGACACCATCCAGGACAGCCTGCATGCCAAGGAGGAGGAGCTGCGGCAGCGCTGGAGCATGTACCAGATGGAGGTGATCTTTGGCAAGGTCAAGGACGCCACTGGCACTGACGAGACGCAC TCGTTGGTGCGGCGGTTCCTGGCCCAGGGCGACACCTTCGCGCAGTTGGAGACGCTCAAGAGCGAGAACGAGCAGACGTtggtgaggctgaagcaggagaagcaACAACTGCAGCGGGAGCTGGAAGACCTCAAGTACTCGGGGGAGGCCACGCTGGTGAG CCAGCAGAAACTGCAAGCCGAGGCGCAGGAGCGTCTCAAGAAGGAGGAGCGGCGGCACGCCGAGGCCAAGGACCAGCTGGAGCGCGCCTTGCGGGCGATGCAAGTGGCCAAGGACAGCCTGGAGCACCTGGCCAGCAAGCTGATCCACATCACTGTG GAGGACGGCCGCTTCGCGGGAAAGGAGCTGGATCCCCAGGCAGATAACTATGTGCCAAACCTGCTGGGCCTCGTGGAGGAAAAGCTGCTGAAACTGCAGGCGCAGCTCCAGGGCCACGACGTGCAGGAGATGCTGTGCCACATCGCTAACCGCGAG TTCCTCGCCAGCTTAGAGGGAAGGCTGCCCGAATACAACACCCGCATCGCCCTGCCCCTTGCCACTTCCAAGGACAAGTTTTTTG ACGAAGAGAGTGAGGAGGAGGACAACGAGGTAGTGACCCGCGCATCACTCAAGATCCGTTCCCAGAAATTAATCGAAAGTCACAAGAAGCACCGTCGCTCTCGGAGGTCCTAG
- the ODAD3 gene encoding outer dynein arm-docking complex subunit 3 isoform 1 (isoform 1 is encoded by transcript variant 1): MTSPLCRAASANALPPQDQASTPSSRVKGREASGKPSHLRGKGTAQAWTPGRSKGGSFHRGAGKPSVHSQVAELHKKIQLLEGDRKAFFESSQWNIKKNQETISQLRKETKALELKLLDLLKGDEKVVQAVIREWKWEKPYLKNRTGQALEHLDHRLREKVKQQNALRHQVVLRQRRLEELQLQHSLRLLEMAEAQNRHTEVAKTMRNLENRLEKAQMKAQEAEHITSVYLQLKAYLMDESLNLENRLDSMEAEVVRTKHELEALHVVNQEALNARDIAKNQLQYLEETLVRERKKRERYISECKKRAEEKKLENERMERKTHREHLLLQSDDTIQDSLHAKEEELRQRWSMYQMEVIFGKVKDATGTDETHSLVRRFLAQGDTFAQLETLKSENEQTLVRLKQEKQQLQRELEDLKYSGEATLVSQQKLQAEAQERLKKEERRHAEAKDQLERALRAMQVAKDSLEHLASKLIHITVEDGRFAGKELDPQADNYVPNLLGLVEEKLLKLQAQLQGHDVQEMLCHIANREFLASLEGRLPEYNTRIALPLATSKDKFFDEESEEEDNEVVTRASLKIRSQKLIESHKKHRRSRRS; the protein is encoded by the exons ATGACATCTCCTCTGTGCAGGGCGGCCTCCGCCAACGCCCTGCCTCCTCAGGACCAGGCTTCGACGCCCTCTTCCAGGGTCAAGGGCAGGGAGGCTTCGGGCAAACCCAGCCACCTCCGAGGCAAGGGCACAGCCCAGGCGTGGACCCCAGGCCGTTCCAAGGGAGGATCCTTCCACAGAGGTGCAGGGAAGCCCTCTGTGCACTCTCAGGTGGCTGAGTTACATAAAAAGATACAACTGTTAG AGGGTGACCGGAAGGCTTTTTTTGAGAGCTCTCAGTGGAACATCAAGAAGAACCAGGAGACCATCAGTCAGCTCCGCAAGGAGACTAAGGCACTGGAACTAAAGCTGCTGGACCTGCTCAAG GGAGATGAGAAAGTGGTCCAGGCAGTGATTCGCGAATGGAAGTGGGAGAAGCCATACCTGAAGAACAGGACAGGACAG GCCCTGGAGCACCTAGACCACCGGCTGAGGGAGAAGGTGAAGCAGCAGAACGCCCTGCGGCACCAGGTGGTGTTGCGGCAGAGGCGGCTGGAGGAGCTCCAGCTGCAGCACAGCCTGCGCCTTCTGGAGATGGCGGAGGCGCAAAACAGACACACGGAGGTGGCCAAG ACCATGCGGAACCTGGAGAACCGCCTGGAGAAGGCCCAGATGAAGGCGCAGGAGGCCGAGCACATTACCAGCGTGTACCTGCAGCTCAAGGCCTATCTAATG GACGAGAGCCTCAACTTGGAGAACCGGCTGGACTccatggaggctgaggtggtgagGACCAAACATGAGCTGGAGGCACTGCACGTGGTGAACCAAGAGGCCCTCAATGCCCGGGACATTGCCAAG AACCAGCTGCAGTACCTAGAGGAGACCTTGGTTCGAGAGCGCAAGAAGCGGGAACGCTACATAAGTGAGTGCAAGAAGCGCGCCGAGGAGAAGAAACTGGAGAACGAGCGCATGGAGCGCAAG ACCCACCGCGAGCACCTGCTGCTACAGTCCGACGACACCATCCAGGACAGCCTGCATGCCAAGGAGGAGGAGCTGCGGCAGCGCTGGAGCATGTACCAGATGGAGGTGATCTTTGGCAAGGTCAAGGACGCCACTGGCACTGACGAGACGCAC TCGTTGGTGCGGCGGTTCCTGGCCCAGGGCGACACCTTCGCGCAGTTGGAGACGCTCAAGAGCGAGAACGAGCAGACGTtggtgaggctgaagcaggagaagcaACAACTGCAGCGGGAGCTGGAAGACCTCAAGTACTCGGGGGAGGCCACGCTGGTGAG CCAGCAGAAACTGCAAGCCGAGGCGCAGGAGCGTCTCAAGAAGGAGGAGCGGCGGCACGCCGAGGCCAAGGACCAGCTGGAGCGCGCCTTGCGGGCGATGCAAGTGGCCAAGGACAGCCTGGAGCACCTGGCCAGCAAGCTGATCCACATCACTGTG GAGGACGGCCGCTTCGCGGGAAAGGAGCTGGATCCCCAGGCAGATAACTATGTGCCAAACCTGCTGGGCCTCGTGGAGGAAAAGCTGCTGAAACTGCAGGCGCAGCTCCAGGGCCACGACGTGCAGGAGATGCTGTGCCACATCGCTAACCGCGAG TTCCTCGCCAGCTTAGAGGGAAGGCTGCCCGAATACAACACCCGCATCGCCCTGCCCCTTGCCACTTCCAAGGACAAGTTTTTTG ACGAAGAGAGTGAGGAGGAGGACAACGAGGTAGTGACCCGCGCATCACTCAAGATCCGTTCCCAGAAATTAATCGAAAGTCACAAGAAGCACCGTCGCTCTCGGAGGTCCTAG
- the ODAD3 gene encoding outer dynein arm-docking complex subunit 3 isoform 3 (isoform 3 is encoded by transcript variant 3): protein MTSPLCRAASANALPPQDQASTPSSRVKGREASGKPSHLRGKGTAQAWTPGRSKGGSFHRGAGKPSVHSQVAELHKKIQLLEGDRKAFFESSQWNIKKNQETISQLRKETKALELKLLDLLKALEHLDHRLREKVKQQNALRHQVVLRQRRLEELQLQHSLRLLEMAEAQNRHTEVAKDESLNLENRLDSMEAEVVRTKHELEALHVVNQEALNARDIAKNQLQYLEETLVRERKKRERYISECKKRAEEKKLENERMERKTHREHLLLQSDDTIQDSLHAKEEELRQRWSMYQMEVIFGKVKDATGTDETHSLVRRFLAQGDTFAQLETLKSENEQTLVRLKQEKQQLQRELEDLKYSGEATLVSQQKLQAEAQERLKKEERRHAEAKDQLERALRAMQVAKDSLEHLASKLIHITVEDGRFAGKELDPQADNYVPNLLGLVEEKLLKLQAQLQGHDVQEMLCHIANREFLASLEGRLPEYNTRIALPLATSKDKFFDEESEEEDNEVVTRASLKIRSQKLIESHKKHRRSRRS from the exons ATGACATCTCCTCTGTGCAGGGCGGCCTCCGCCAACGCCCTGCCTCCTCAGGACCAGGCTTCGACGCCCTCTTCCAGGGTCAAGGGCAGGGAGGCTTCGGGCAAACCCAGCCACCTCCGAGGCAAGGGCACAGCCCAGGCGTGGACCCCAGGCCGTTCCAAGGGAGGATCCTTCCACAGAGGTGCAGGGAAGCCCTCTGTGCACTCTCAGGTGGCTGAGTTACATAAAAAGATACAACTGTTAG AGGGTGACCGGAAGGCTTTTTTTGAGAGCTCTCAGTGGAACATCAAGAAGAACCAGGAGACCATCAGTCAGCTCCGCAAGGAGACTAAGGCACTGGAACTAAAGCTGCTGGACCTGCTCAAG GCCCTGGAGCACCTAGACCACCGGCTGAGGGAGAAGGTGAAGCAGCAGAACGCCCTGCGGCACCAGGTGGTGTTGCGGCAGAGGCGGCTGGAGGAGCTCCAGCTGCAGCACAGCCTGCGCCTTCTGGAGATGGCGGAGGCGCAAAACAGACACACGGAGGTGGCCAAG GACGAGAGCCTCAACTTGGAGAACCGGCTGGACTccatggaggctgaggtggtgagGACCAAACATGAGCTGGAGGCACTGCACGTGGTGAACCAAGAGGCCCTCAATGCCCGGGACATTGCCAAG AACCAGCTGCAGTACCTAGAGGAGACCTTGGTTCGAGAGCGCAAGAAGCGGGAACGCTACATAAGTGAGTGCAAGAAGCGCGCCGAGGAGAAGAAACTGGAGAACGAGCGCATGGAGCGCAAG ACCCACCGCGAGCACCTGCTGCTACAGTCCGACGACACCATCCAGGACAGCCTGCATGCCAAGGAGGAGGAGCTGCGGCAGCGCTGGAGCATGTACCAGATGGAGGTGATCTTTGGCAAGGTCAAGGACGCCACTGGCACTGACGAGACGCAC TCGTTGGTGCGGCGGTTCCTGGCCCAGGGCGACACCTTCGCGCAGTTGGAGACGCTCAAGAGCGAGAACGAGCAGACGTtggtgaggctgaagcaggagaagcaACAACTGCAGCGGGAGCTGGAAGACCTCAAGTACTCGGGGGAGGCCACGCTGGTGAG CCAGCAGAAACTGCAAGCCGAGGCGCAGGAGCGTCTCAAGAAGGAGGAGCGGCGGCACGCCGAGGCCAAGGACCAGCTGGAGCGCGCCTTGCGGGCGATGCAAGTGGCCAAGGACAGCCTGGAGCACCTGGCCAGCAAGCTGATCCACATCACTGTG GAGGACGGCCGCTTCGCGGGAAAGGAGCTGGATCCCCAGGCAGATAACTATGTGCCAAACCTGCTGGGCCTCGTGGAGGAAAAGCTGCTGAAACTGCAGGCGCAGCTCCAGGGCCACGACGTGCAGGAGATGCTGTGCCACATCGCTAACCGCGAG TTCCTCGCCAGCTTAGAGGGAAGGCTGCCCGAATACAACACCCGCATCGCCCTGCCCCTTGCCACTTCCAAGGACAAGTTTTTTG ACGAAGAGAGTGAGGAGGAGGACAACGAGGTAGTGACCCGCGCATCACTCAAGATCCGTTCCCAGAAATTAATCGAAAGTCACAAGAAGCACCGTCGCTCTCGGAGGTCCTAG
- the ODAD3 gene encoding outer dynein arm-docking complex subunit 3 isoform X1 produces the protein MTSPLCRAASANALPPQDQASTPSSRVKGREASGKPSHLRGKGTAQAWTPGRSKGGSFHRGAGKPSVHSQVAELHKKIQLLEGDRKAFFESSQWNIKKNQETISQLRKETKALELKLLDLLKGDEKVVQAVIREWKWEKPYLKNRTGQALEHLDHRLREKVKQQNALRHQVVLRQRRLEELQLQHSLRLLEMAEAQNRHTEVAKTMRNLENRLEKAQMKAQEAEHITSVYLQLKAYLMDESLNLENRLDSMEAEVVRTKHELEALHVVNQEALNARDIAKNQLQYLEETLVRERKKRERYINPPRAPAATVRRHHPGQPACQGGGAAAALEHVPDGGDLWQGQGRHWH, from the exons ATGACATCTCCTCTGTGCAGGGCGGCCTCCGCCAACGCCCTGCCTCCTCAGGACCAGGCTTCGACGCCCTCTTCCAGGGTCAAGGGCAGGGAGGCTTCGGGCAAACCCAGCCACCTCCGAGGCAAGGGCACAGCCCAGGCGTGGACCCCAGGCCGTTCCAAGGGAGGATCCTTCCACAGAGGTGCAGGGAAGCCCTCTGTGCACTCTCAGGTGGCTGAGTTACATAAAAAGATACAACTGTTAG AGGGTGACCGGAAGGCTTTTTTTGAGAGCTCTCAGTGGAACATCAAGAAGAACCAGGAGACCATCAGTCAGCTCCGCAAGGAGACTAAGGCACTGGAACTAAAGCTGCTGGACCTGCTCAAG GGAGATGAGAAAGTGGTCCAGGCAGTGATTCGCGAATGGAAGTGGGAGAAGCCATACCTGAAGAACAGGACAGGACAG GCCCTGGAGCACCTAGACCACCGGCTGAGGGAGAAGGTGAAGCAGCAGAACGCCCTGCGGCACCAGGTGGTGTTGCGGCAGAGGCGGCTGGAGGAGCTCCAGCTGCAGCACAGCCTGCGCCTTCTGGAGATGGCGGAGGCGCAAAACAGACACACGGAGGTGGCCAAG ACCATGCGGAACCTGGAGAACCGCCTGGAGAAGGCCCAGATGAAGGCGCAGGAGGCCGAGCACATTACCAGCGTGTACCTGCAGCTCAAGGCCTATCTAATG GACGAGAGCCTCAACTTGGAGAACCGGCTGGACTccatggaggctgaggtggtgagGACCAAACATGAGCTGGAGGCACTGCACGTGGTGAACCAAGAGGCCCTCAATGCCCGGGACATTGCCAAG AACCAGCTGCAGTACCTAGAGGAGACCTTGGTTCGAGAGCGCAAGAAGCGGGAACGCTACATAA ACCCACCGCGAGCACCTGCTGCTACAGTCCGACGACACCATCCAGGACAGCCTGCATGCCAAGGAGGAGGAGCTGCGGCAGCGCTGGAGCATGTACCAGATGGAGGTGATCTTTGGCAAGGTCAAGGACGCCACTGGCACTGA